aatgtcttctttttttccccccagtttcTCAGGAATATTTATTTGCTTATCATTTCTACACAGAGCAAATGTCAGTTCCAAATTCCAGACTTCAATGTAATTAAAATGCAGAGGTGTTTCTTCAGAATCTCTTGTACAAAATAAGTCTATTGTCACTCACATCCTTCCATCAGTAATAACAAAAGTTCATTTTTCTAAGATTTAACTCAGTAGGTTGATTTATTGGTCCTACTTGAGTTTGAAGAATAAGAACTCGATTTCTTGGGGTACCTGCTTGATGAGAGAGACACTTGCATCCTCTGTGTAGTTCGCACACTTTGGCAAAGAAGAGCATATTTAAGGTTGTCTCTGAAGTCTTTTGAAATATAATAATAGATGAATGGATCAACACAACTATTCAAAATGGAAAGACACAGTGCAGTTATGTACCACACATACAGATGGCTCTGGCTGTAGGCTTTGAGGAGTGAATAGTGCACAATAATCAGCACATTGCTAGGTGTAAAACAGATGAGATACATGGACAGGACAACAATAATGAGTTTGACTGCTCTTTTTCGTTTCTTCCCAGTGCTTACATCTATGATGGAAGCACTCAGGGTCTTAATCATTAGAATGTATGCAACAGCAGTGATGATAGCTGGGATTAAGAAGAGTCCAATTGCAAGTGAGAGGAAATAACTGAACATATCATGGGCTGAAACATTTTCAGGTAACACATCATGGCAGGTTGTGATGTTAAGATTTGAAATATATGCTGTCTGATTAACAAGATACAATGGTATGGTGCCCAACACAATCAGTATCCAGATAGCAATGGAGATGCCCAAAgcaatttctgattttttttttgaatgcaCTATGGGGTTCACTACTACCCAATACCGTTGTACACTGAGACATGTCATGAAGAGGATGGAACAATACATGTTTCCATAGAAAAACGCAACAAATACTTTGCAGAGACCTTCACCAAATAGCCAGTTATTGCCATTTAGATGGTATGAAATCTTCAGTGGGAACCAGACAACAAAAAGAAGGTCTGCCAGTGCCAAGTTAACCATATAAATCACAGCCGGATGTTTCTTCTTTGTTCGGAAAAAAAAGACCCAGAGGGCCATGGCATTGCTTGGCAAACCAATTATAAAGACAAAGATATAAACAATGGGAATGAAAACTGTAGTCAGCTTTCCTGTGAGGACTTCTGCTACAAATTCATCCACCTCGTATAACTCTTcagaattatttgcattttgagCCTTATAGCCAATGAAACTTCTTCCTTTTGGTTTGCTGGAGCCATcattctctaaaaaaaaaaaaaaaaaaagttgttacTGTTGTTGAAGTACAGACTTTTtgcccttttaaaaaataaactagaTACAGCAATTTCCtctgaacatttacagagagcCTGATCAACCAGAAGATTAAGACTGATGTTCAAACACTTGATTTATCTTccctttcttttaaatttattatcCAAAAGACAGCCTTTATCCCTTCAAGAAATCAAGGATTCTACCAGAAACAAAAACACTTCTCCATGTCACCAGAGATATTAAAAATGCCTTGttaaaagtgcattttaaaaatgggCTGTTGGGTGCTCCTACCACCTGAACAGTTACAGTAGAAACTGCTTCAACTACACCCCAGGGCACCATTTTCACACAGCAGTGCCAGATCTGAGTGCTGGGTCACAGAGAACTTCACAGCAGGCTAATTTAATTGCAGTAGAAGCTTTGCCAGTTTAGATGGCCCAAAAATCAGGTATGTAGTAAAAAGAGAACATACAAGTAAAAAGAGAACATACAAGTAAAAAGAGAACATTCAGTAAAGCCAAAACTGAAAGTGAGATGCCATGTCTAAAGCCATGCACAAATAATCTCCAGGGCATGCCACATGTTACGGTGTATCTGAACAGAAATTTGAACAGACTAACTCTGTGCATGAAGTGGCAATACAGTCCTCATCTGAGACATCCTTCAGGAGAGTTGCTCTCTGTGGTTTCTACTCGAAGTATCAGGTGGTAGAGCCGACAGCTAAGGCTGCTCCATACTACAAGCCTTGCTCTGCCTCTACAAATACTGTGGGAGCTTACAAACCATATGGGTGAGGCAGGTGCTCCTAACTCGAGTCCTGTAGGACAGACTTTGAACAGCCCAGTTCATGATCCCTGCACTCACAACACAGTCCTCCTCTGCTAACAGGCTAAATTGCACAAGCAATGTCCTGGAATGCACACCATTCCGAAAAGTCAGACATTCACCTACAGACATCCAGCTAAACTGTATGGACATGGTGGCTGCCTGGTTTAGGGAGGATAGTTTCTAAGCTTAATATCAATATTTGTGGATTTATGTAGCCAAAGCCTCCCAATTGTAACATAAAAAGAGTCTTTTTGAGTACCTGAACAGTGAGCAGCCATGAA
Above is a window of Lonchura striata isolate bLonStr1 chromosome Z, bLonStr1.mat, whole genome shotgun sequence DNA encoding:
- the F2RL1 gene encoding proteinase-activated receptor 2, translated to MVARRGLCLLLWCALLGAAAAAGENDGSSKPKGRSFIGYKAQNANNSEELYEVDEFVAEVLTGKLTTVFIPIVYIFVFIIGLPSNAMALWVFFFRTKKKHPAVIYMVNLALADLLFVVWFPLKISYHLNGNNWLFGEGLCKVFVAFFYGNMYCSILFMTCLSVQRYWVVVNPIVHSKKKSEIALGISIAIWILIVLGTIPLYLVNQTAYISNLNITTCHDVLPENVSAHDMFSYFLSLAIGLFLIPAIITAVAYILMIKTLSASIIDVSTGKKRKRAVKLIIVVLSMYLICFTPSNVLIIVHYSLLKAYSQSHLYVWYITALCLSILNSCVDPFIYYYISKDFRDNLKYALLCQSVRTTQRMQVSLSSSRYPKKSSSYSSNSSRTNKSTY